The genomic window AGCAGCTCGAACCGCACCGGCCGGTCGAGAAGGCGCGGGTGTGCGACCACCCTCCGGGTGTCGAGGTCGACGATCCACGCCCGCCCGGTCGAGAAGTCCGGCACCACGGCGTGCCCACCGACCGCCACCGGCGCGCCGAGCTCAGCCGGACCGCCACCCAGCCGCACGGCCGCGCAGGACCCGGCCGCCGGGGCGCAGCTCAACAGCCGCCCGCGATCGGGTAGCGCCACCAGCGCGCGTTGCCCTTCGGGGGAGTCGCTCACCGCCAGCCGCTCTCCCGGCCGCAGGTCCACCGGAATCGACCACTCGACCGCGCCGGTGCGCGGATCGAGCAGATCCGCCGTGCCCCGCGCGGGGTCCAGCAGGGCCGGCCGATCTCCCGCCATGGCGAGCCTGCTGCCCGGCGTGCCCGCCCCGGCCCGCGCGTGCCGCGCACCATCGGCGAACCAGACCAGGTCACCGGTGCGCTCGTCCACCGCCCACAGCCTGCCGTGCGTATCCACCACCGGCACGCCCTCGGCGATCCGGGCCCGCATGGGGTAGGTGGGGCCGTTCCGCTCCAGCGTGGCGGGGTCGGTGCTGGCGAGCAGCCCCCGCCGGGGGTCCAGGGTGTAGAGCCCCCGCGGGGTGGGGAACACCGCCAGCCGCCCGCCCGCTCCCGGCAACGGGGCCACCGGGCGGGAGGGCCGCAGGGTCGCGCCGTCCACCCGCACCACCGAGTTCTCGGTGTGGTTCACCGCGTAGCCGGTGGCTCCCTGTTGCGCGGCACGCAGGTCGTTGCCAGGAGCCGCCACCGTGGCGCTGCCCGCCACCTCGGCCGACGCGCCGTCGAGCAGGGTCAGCCTGCCCACCGCGGCGGAGGCCACCCACACCTTGCCCGCGTGCAGCCGCACCTGCGGCACCTGGCGTTCCTGCTTCGCGCCGACTACCACGAGCCCGGCCACCGAGACGATCGCCAGCACGATCCCGCCCACCGGCCGCCACCGACGCGTACCGAGGCCCATGTGATCACCTGATTCCTGTCGTGCCAACGTTGCCGCGCTCTCCTGCCGTGTGCCGCCCCGGGCGTAACGGCCGCGGGTCCACCGCGGCCAGCAGCCACCGTAGCGAGGGCCGGGGCGGGTACAGCCGCATACGCAACTCGCGTTCCAGCCCCCAGGCCCTGCGGACATCGCCGTCCGCGGGTTCGGTCGGCGCGTAGGTGGCCGCGGTCGCCAGTTCGGCCAGCTCCACGGCGGGTTCCACCCGCGCGCCGAGCGCGGCCCTTGCCGCCTCGGCCGTCTCCACCGCGGTCCGCGAGACCGGTTCCCGCACCCCGCGCTCGGCGAGCCGGTCCACGGCCTCCTGCCAGGCACCCAGTGTCCTCGCGGTGTTCCCCGTGGCACCGCGCCGCCGTCGCCGCCTGCGGACCTTCGCCAGCACGATCGACGCACCCACCAGCAGGCCGAGCGCGGGCAGCAGCACCGCGCCCCACAGCAACCACTCCCAGCTCGGGCCGGCGGAACGATCCGCGGGGGCAGGCGGCGGATCCGGCCGCGGCCGCGCGGCCGGCGGCGGTTCGGGCCGCCGCGGCCCGAGTGCGGAACCGTCGAGCTCACCGTCGGGGTGACCGCGCGAACCGGCCGCGGACACGGCGGGTCCGGTGGGTTCGAACGGAACCCAGCCGTAGCGTTCGAAATGCACCTCGGCCCAGGCATGCGCGTCGCGGGTGGTGACGGTGTGCACCCCGGCACGAGCCGCGGGCAGCCGGTAGCCGACCGCGACCCTGGCGGGGAAGCCCGCGGCGCGGGCGAGCACGGCGAAGGCCGAGGCGTGTTGCTCGGCGAAACCCGCCTTGCCGTCCGAACCGCTGCCGGTCAGCAGGCCGTGCAACCGGGCGTAGGAGTGCCCGGGCTGCGCGCCGAGCCGGTACGGCAGCCCGCGCAGGTACCGCTCGATCGCGACGAGCTCGGCGTAGGCGGTCGACTCGCTCGCGGTGAGCCGTTGCGCCGTGGCGTGCAGCTCGCTCGGCAGGCCGGGCAGTTCGGTGTAACGCCGGTACACCGGTCCGGTACTCGGTGCCGCGCGGGGCAGGCCGCCATCGGGGGCGCCCAGCACACCGGTCAGCCGGTAGCTCGCCCCTTGCCAGGCGTCCCCGGCGTTGACCAGGACACCCGAGTCCCTGCTGAACCCGATCGCACCGGCGTCCAGCCCTGCCGGCCACAGCCGCGCGGGCCAACCGAACACCGGAAGGAACGGCCCGGCGAGCCCGTCGATCGTGATCTCCGCGGTGACGGTGCGGGACGCGGTCAGCGCGGGGTCCACGGCCAGTTCCCGCCCGGCCAGCAGGAAGCGGTCGGCCGCGGTCCACAGGACCCCGTCGAACTCGTCGAGCGCGGCGGTCCTGACCCGGTCGAGGCCCGCGGCGTCGCCACCGGTGCGAACCGTGAACAGGCGGCGCGGCGGCCGCTCCCGTAGCTGGGTCTTCAGCGTCACCAGCGGGGTGAGCGTGTCGGCGACTCGCACCGGTGGCTCGGTCAGCGCGCGCGGATCGAACCGGTCCGCGCCGGAGGACAGCGGGAACGCCTGCCCGCCCAGCACGGCAAGCAGGATGATCACGGCGACCGACGGCACCCCGGCGGCCAGCCTGCCCACGGTGGCCCGGCGGAGCCGGTGCGCCTGCCGGGAGTCGGCAAGGAGCTCGGCGCCGGACCGAACGGCCCGCAGCAACACCAGCAGCAGCGCGGAGGCAAGGAAGCACGCGGTGGGCAACAGCTGGACGCCCGGTTGCGCCCCGACGAACAGCAGCGCCGCCGTGAAGGCCACCAGCCCGGGCGCCACCGGCGCCAGCACCGTCCGGGTGCGCAGCACGAGCGTGGCCGCGGTGAAGGCCGCGATCCAGGTGATCAGCACCGGGGTGATGAGCAGGTCGCCACGCAGGTCGGCCGGCGGGACGACGGTGAACATCCGCGCCCAGCCGCCCAGCATCCCCCGCGCCAGTTCGGCCACCGTGTCTCCGGTGGGCAGCCCGTGTATGACGGTGGTGCGGAACACGCCGTAGGTGGACAGCAGGGCGAACCCGCCGACCGCGGTCAGCAGGGTGGCGATCGACCCCCACCGGCGCAGCCCGGCCAGGGTGGCGGCCAGCACCGCGACCACGGCGGCGCCGCACACCTGCGGCAGGTACCCGGCGGTGGCGAAGAACCGGCCGTACAGCAGGCCACCGGCGACGATCGTGGCACCACACAGCACGAGCTCGGCCGCGGTCCGGGCAACCCGGCCGCCGGTACCGACGGCCTCCGCTCCTCCGCGCGGCCCTCCCCGGCCCGCGGTCCGGACCTGCCCGGGACTCACGGCGGCACCGCCGAGTTCCAGCGGTCGGCGAACTCGGCGCTGGTAGGCGCGTCGACCACGACCACCCCGGCCGGTGACTCCCGACCCCCGGTACCCGACTGTCCGATGTGGACAACAGTGATCGTACGGAACCACGGCCGCACCGCGGCGAGGATCTCCCGCTCCTCGGGCGCCGCCCGGCCGGTCACCAGGCCGAAGGTGATCCACTCGCCGGTGGCGACCAGGTCGCGGACCAGGTCCGGCACTCCGGTGACCCCGCGGTCGGCCGCGGACGACCCCACCCTGGACAGCAGGTCCAGCGCGGTGGTCATCTCGCTGTCCCACTGCCGCCGCCCGGTCGTACCGATCCGGTCCCCGGTGGTACGCAGTTCGAACGGCAGGCCCGCGCGACCGGCGGCCTCGCACCAGGAGGCGGCCACCCTGGTGGCGTCCTCGAAGGCCTCGCCCGCGTACGGTTGGGCGCTGGTGTCCAACACGATCAGCTGCCGGGGCTCGTCCGGGACGACATGGTGCCGTACCTGGAGCGTCCCGATCCGCGCCGTGGAGGGCCAGTGGATCCGCCGCCAGTCGTCGCCCGGCTGGTAGTCACGCAGGCTGTGGAACGCGACCCCGTCCCGCGCGGAGCCGCGCGCGTCGCCGCCCTCCGCGTCCCGCATGCCCGGCATCGGCAGCGGGGCGATCCGGTGCGTCCGCGGGTAGACGTGCAACACGGACTCCCGGCCGTGCGCGGCCCCGGTCCGCAGCAATTGCAGCGGGTCGGCATGGCCGACCGCGGGTGCGGGCAGGACATGCCTGCCACGGCACTCGGTCGGCAGCGGGTAGGTGGACTCGGTGGCACCACCGGCAGGCAGGCTCGGCAGCGGAACGGCGATCCGGCGCCCGGCCACGGTTTCGGTGACCGTCAGCGGAGGGCTACGCCGGCGCCCGGAATTGGTCACGGTCAGCACGCCGTAGGCCGGCACACCCTCCGGCACCCGCGGCGGGCTGATCGTGCGTACGGTCGTCAGTCGCGGACGGGCCACCATCCACCCCGCCGCCACCACCAGCGCCGCCACGCAGCCGAGGCCGAGCACGATCAACTCGGGATACCCCGCGAGCACGCCGCCCGCCAGCAACAGCACGGCCGACGCGGCGAGTGCGGCCCCCTTTCCGGTGATCACGGTGGTTCACCGGTGTCCCTGCGCCCGCGGGACCGGCACCCCGGCCAAAATGTCCCGTACCACCGCCTCGGGGGTCTGCTGCTGGATCCGCGCCTGCGAGGTCAGCAGCAGCCGATGGTTCAGCACCGGCACCGCGATCGCCTTCACGTCGTCGGCGGTGACGTAGGAACGACCCATCGACAGGGCGTAGGCCTGGGCCGCGGTGGCCAGCGCGATGCTGCCCCGCGGGCTGGCGCCCAGCTCGACGTCCGGGTGCGTGCGGGTCGCCCTGGTGAGCATCGCGACGTAGGTCCGCAGCTCCATCGAGATGTGCAGTTCCCGCACCAGTCCGATGAGCGTGCGCAACTGGTCCAGTTCCAGCACGGCGCGCAGTTGCTCGGGTTTGCGCCGGGCGATCCCGTCGGTGACCACCGACACCTCGTCGTCGAGCTCGTCCGGGTACCCGATGGCGATCCGCATCAGGAACCGGTCGAGCTGGGCCTCCGGCAGCACGTACGTTCCCTGGTGTTCCACCGGATTCTGGGTGGCGATGCAGAGAAACGGGTCCGGGACCGCGCGTGCGGCACCGTCCACCGTGACCTGCCGTTCGGCCATCACCTCCAGCAGCGCCGACTGGGTTTTCGGGGAGGCACGATTGATCTCGTCGGCCAGCAGGATGTTGGTGAACACCGGGCCCTGCCGGTACTCGAAGCCGCCCTTGGCCTGGTCGTAGACCTGCACACCGGTGACATCCGACGGCAGCAGGTCGGGGGTGAACTGGATCCGTTTCACCGTCGAACCCGCCACGGAATGCGCGATCGCCTTCGCCAGTGAGGTTTTCGCCACGCCGGGCACGTCCTCGATCAGCAGGTGCCCTTCGGCGAGCAGGCACACCAGCGCCAGCCGGACCGTCGTCGACTTCCCCCTGACGAAGTCCTCGATGTTCCTGGCCAGCTCATGGAAACCCTGCCGGGAGACCATCCAGTCGGGCACCGGCTCCTCTCCAGACCCTCGCAGTTGCCGCAAAGTGCATACCACGCGCACGTCAAAGGAGTTCATCGTAGCGGTGCCCACCCGGGGGCCCCAGGGCACCCGCGCACCCGCGGCGCGGTGGACGGCGGCAGGGGGACACGACATGGACGCCAGCCTCGCGCGTGACGCGCGCGGAGAGCACGGGTCGCCTGTCGCCCATCGCCGTAGGCGTGGGACGACGCGAACACGCTCCGTTACCTACTCCACCGCGCCAATCCGGCTGAGACGGCTGACCTGGCGGTTCAACCCCCGCCCTCGTCGGTGGGGCGTACCACCAACACCGGGCATCGGGCGTGCTGGACAAGCGCCTGGCTGGTCGATCCGAGTAACATGCCCCGGAATCCACCCCGGCCCCGGCTGCCCACCACGAGCAGTCGCGCCTCGCCGGACCGCTCCAGCAACTGGTGCCGCGGACGGTCCCGCACCACCACGCGTTCCACCCGCACGTCCGGGTGCTTCTCCTGCCAGCCGGCGAGCCGCTCGGCGAGCGACCGCTGCTCGACCTCGTCCACCGACTCCCAGACCGCGTTGAACCGCTCCGGGCTGAACACGTCCTCGTAGTCCCCGTCGACCCAGGAGTGCACGGCCACCAACGGCGCGTTTCGTTGCGACGCCTCCTCGAAGGCGACCCCGATCGCCCGGTCACTGATCGGGCTCCCGTCCACACCGACCACCACCGGCCCCTCCTCGGGCAGCCCGTCGGCGCCGTCCCGACCGCGCACCACCGCGACGGGGCAACGCGCGTGCGCGGACACCGCGATCGCGGTGGAGCCCAGGCGCATCCCGGCGAACCCGCCGGAACCCGAGGCGCCGAGCACGATCATCCGCGCCACTCCGGACAAGTCGAGCAGCACCGGTACCGGCGCCTCGCGTCGGGGGTCGGTGTGCACGGCGAGCCGGGGCGCGACGGCACGCGCCGCCTCGGCGGCCTCGTCCAGGATGCGTCGCCCCTCCTGCTCCAGTTCCTCGAACACGTCCAGCGGGGCGGGCAACCCCCCGCCGTAGGAGCCACCGGGGTGAAAGGCGTGCACCAGATACAGGCCGGTGTTGCGTTCGGCGGCCGTCCTCGCGGCCCACTCCACGGCCCGGCTCGCCGAGGGCGAACCGTCCACCCCGACCACGATCGCGCCGTGCGCTGTCTCCGTGCTCATCATTCGCTGCTCCTTCGTCCGGCCCGCTGTCACCGGTTCCGCCCACAGGCCACGCCGGATCACCTCCGGATCCGTCCACTACGTACAGTCTGCGCAATCGCCGCCGGGCCAGCCACCCGGCGGCGTGGGCGAGCGGCTCCTGCCGCCCGATGATCCGCACCCCGCTGTTCGTCAACTCGACCGCCGTCGTGCCGTGCGGCCTACCCGGCAGGTCGCCCTCGGAAACCACCCCGGCCGCGAGCGCACCGGGCCCTGGTCCCCAGCGGCAGGGACCGTGGCCCCCGTCCGGCAACGCCACCCTGCCGGGTGATCTCGGAACCCGCACACGGAATGTGCCGTCCCAACTGCGCCCGGTCGCCTACCGGTCGGGCCGGAGGACGGGATGGTGTTCGGCATGGAACTCGGCGAGCTGTGCGCAAGGGCCGCCGCGGGTGACCAGACCGCCATGGCGGCGTTGGCGCGAGAGGCCGCCGCGCTGCTGCTGGCCGTGGCCAGGGCGCACCGGTTGGACGAGGCGGACAGTTGGGACGTGCACCAGGGCACCTGGGTGTCGCTGGCCGGGCGGCTACCGCTGGTACGGGACCCGCGCCGACTGTCTGCCTGGCTGGCGACCACCGCGCGCAGGCTCGCGCTGCGCACGCTGCGTGGGCGGCGGCGGGAACTGCCCCGCGGGTACTGGCCGGAGGAGTGCGGGCTGTTCGAGCATCCGCATCCCTCCGCGGAGGCGCTGGTGCTGCGGCTGGAGCGCGACCGGGTGCTCTGGCGGGCGGCCGCGCGACTACCCAGGCGGCACCGGCTGCTGCTGTGGCTGCTGGCGTACCGGCCGGACCTCACCCAGGCGCAGCTCGCGACGCGGCTGGGTATCGCGCCGGGCAGCGTGGGACCGCTGCGGAAACGCTGTTTCGACCAGATGCGGGCCTGGCTGCGTGCCGAGGGGATCCACGGCTTCGAGTAGGTGCGACGTGGGTCAGGAGGCGCGGGGCAGGGGCTGCGGAACGACCTCGGTGTCGAGACAGGCACAGCCGCCGGACAGCTCCAGGCAGTCCGCGGTCAGCGGGTGCCGCGATTCGTCGCCGTCGAAGCAGTCGAGGTCGGTGCATTCCACCTGGTCGTCGGCGTGCAGCACGAGCGTGCCGTGGCAGTGGTCGAGACCGCCGGCGCACCGGACGCACTCCATAGTGGAAGCCTTTCCCGAGAAGGTTGACCTACTCGGGTCTTCATAACACCCCGCGACCCGCCGGCGTGGTACCCGTGGCGGCGTGTCGCCATCGAGACGAGGGTCAGGCCGACTTCGGCGACCGCCGGGACTTGGTCGGCTTCTTCGCGGCGGACTTCGCCGAACCATCCGAACCGCTCTTGCTCGTCGTGCTCCTGCTCCCCGTCCCCTTGGTTTTACTCGCCGTGCTCCGTCCGGCGGCTCCGCCGGACCCGCCCGTCGCGCGCTTGGCCGGCTCCGCGGAGGACTCCCGGTCCTTCTTCGCGGCGCTCACGCTGGCCTGTAGGGCGGTCAGCAGGTCGGTGACGTCGGCCTCGTGCTTGGCCGCCGGCGCCGTGGTGGTGTCGTCGCCCTCGATCTTGGCCTGGATCAGCGACTCCAGAGCCTGCCGGTAGGTGTCCTCGTACTTCTCCGGCTCGAACACCGTGTCGGACAGCGAGTCGATGAGCGAGCTCGCCATGGTCAGCTCCTGCGACCGCACCTGCGGGGGTTCTTCCTGCAGGAACGCGAAGTCCGGGGTGCGCACCTCGTCCGGCCACAGCATGGTGGTCATCACCAGCACGTCGGAGACCACCCGCAGCAGGGCAAGGCTTTCCCGCTGCCGGATGGCCACCTTGACGACCGCCACCTGGCCCGACTTGTGCAGCGCGTCCCTGAGCAGCACGTAGGGCTTGGTCGCCGCCTTCTGCGGTTCCAGGTAGTACGTGCGGTCGTAGTAGATGGGGTCGATCGCCTCCAGCGGGACGAACTCCAGCACGTCGATCGTCTTCGAGGTGGACAGCGGGATCTCCTCGAGATCCGCGCTGGTCAGCACGACCATGCCGCCGTCGGGAAGCTCGTAGCCCTTCGCGATCTCGGCGTAGGGCACCTCCTTGTCCTCCGCCGAGCAGAAACGCTTGTACTGGATACGGCCACCGTCGGCCTCGTGGACCTGGCGGAAGTTGATGTTCTTGCTCTCGGTCGCCGCGTACAGGTGAATCGGGATGGAGACCAGCCCGAACGAGACCGCGCCCTTCCACATCGCGCGCATCGTCTACCTCCGATCCGATCCCCGCCGGCCCCGGCGACGTCGGTTACGGACACCGACGATACGCGGTGAGATCGTCTTCGGACACCGTTGAGGTGGTCATCCGGCCAGGTAGTGCACGTCCAGGCCGTCCCGACCAGTGGCGAGTCCCGGCCGCAGCACCAGCCGCTCGTCGTAGTCCCCGCCGTTCTGGTACCGGAACGGCAACGGGTGGGAAGCTGGTAGGCAGGTGTCATGGATGTCGCCGACGCATCGACCGACGCCCGGCAGCTGTACCGGGACGTCGTCGAGGAACTGACCCCCGCCGCCGGGCACAACCGTTTCCTCACCCTGCTGGAGGCGGGGCAGGCGCCCCGAGACCGGCTGCGCCGCGTCGCCGCCGAGCAGGACCGCATCCTGCGCAGCGACCGGCGCAGCTTCACCCTGGCCGCGGCCCGGTTCGCCGAGCCACCCGCCGGCCCGCTGCTGCTCGACCTCGCCGCGGGCGAGAGCAGGGCGCTGGAGCTGCTGCACGGCTTCGCCGGGGCGCTCGGCCTGGACTCCGCGGGGCTGCGGGCCATCGAACCCACCGGGATGGCGCAGGCATACCCGCATCACGTCGCCTGGTTGTGCGCGTACGGGACCGCCGCGGAGTTGCTCACCGCGATGGTGGTGAACCTGGGCTTCTGGGGGTCCTACTGTGCCCGCACCGCCGTCGCGCTGCGCGAGCACTACGGCCTCACCCGCGGGGACGTGGAGTTCTTCGAGTTCTTCTCGACCCCGCCACCCGGGTTCGTGGAGACCGCGCTGGAGGTGGTCCAGGCCGGGTTCGACCAGGGCTCGGACCCGCGAGCCGCCGCCACGGCCGCCCGGCACATGCAGGTCTACGAGGCGGCGTTCTGGGACTCGTTTCGCGAACCGGAGCCAGCCTGAGCGCATCCCTCACCCAGCTCGGCGAGCAGGATGGTGTCCACCTGTCCCGTGGCGGCTCGTAACGCATGGTATGCACCAATCGCCGCGATGACCACGACCGCGGCGATGACCGCGGCGCGCAACGATCCGAAGTACCCGACGAGCAGGACCGTGTGCAGTAGCAACAGCCCGGCCAACAGCCGCGTGGGGTGCGCCTTCCGGACCAACGTCGCCACGATGTGCGAAGCCATGACCGACTCCTTCCGCCGAACGGGCTGCCGGACACGCCCGTATCGACTACTCGCGGCGATCTTGAGCTTCGTTACGGATGGTTACCTGAATGTTCACAACTCACTCGATCCGGGCATGACCGAGCCCGGCCACCGGGTGCGGGAGACGAGGTCCCAGTGGCCGGGCTCGGCGGTGCGACGCCGCTGCCGGGTTACGGCAACCGGTCCAGGTGCGGCGCCACGGTACTGGCGAAGTTGTAGCCGTTGGACGCGTCCCAGTTGATCGACCAGGTCATCGCGCCCCGGATGGCCGGATACGTCGCGTCCGGCTGGAAGCTGCCGCAGTTGGTGCCCCGGGACAGGCAGTCCAGCGCGTCGTTGACGTTGCCCGGCGACTGGTAGCCGCCGCCCGCGGCCCTGGTCGAGGCGGGCAGGCCCAACCCGACCTGGTCCGGCCGCAACCCGCCCTCCAGTTGGATGCAGGCCAGCGCGGTGAGGAAGTTGACCGTGCCCTGCGCATAGACCTGCTGGTCACAGCCGAGCATGGTCCCGCTGTTGTAGTACTGCATGTTGACGATGGTCAGGATGTCCTTGATCGACAGCGCCAGCTGGAAGTAGCCGTTCTGCGTGGACTGCATGTCCAGGGTCTGCGGCGCCATGGTGATGACCTCGCCGCCCGCGGCGTGGATCCGGCGCAGCGCCGAGCTCATCGGGTCGGGGTGGATACCGTTCTCCAGGTCGATGTCCACGCCGTCGAAGCCGTACTCGTCGATCAGCCCGATCATGTCGGTGGCGAAGTTGTCCGCGGCGGCCGAGTCGCCGACCCAGACGGTGCCCTTCTCCCCGCCGACCGAGAGGATCACCTTCTGCCCGCGCGCCTGCACGGTGCGGATATCGGCCCGGAACTGCGCGTCGGTGTACCCACCCAGCTGCTCGGACAGCCCGGAATCCAGGGTGAAGTCGACCCCGCCGTTGCGGCCGGGCACGGCATCCACGAAGGCGACGGCGATGATGTCGTAGGTGGTCGGGACATCGGCCAGCCGCAGTGGCTCCGCACCGTTGTAGAAGTTCTGCCAGTAGCCGGTGAGCACGTGCTTGGGCAGTTCCCCGCCCGGGTCACCGCCGTCCGGCGCGGTGGTCACCTCGACCGCGGCGGACCGGGGCGACTCCCCCGCGCTGTTGTAGGCGGAGACGGTGTAGCTGTAGCTGGTCTCCGCCCGCAGGCCGGTGTCGGTGTAGGAGGTCGTGGTGGTGGACGCGACCCGCGTGCCGTCCCGGTACACGTGATAGCCGGTGACCGTGCCACCCGGCGCGGTCCAGGAAAGCGCGGCCGCGCTCGAACCGGAGGCCTGGCCGGACAGCCCGTCCGGCGCCGAGGGAACCTGCGGATCCGGGTCCCCGCCGCCGGGCCCGTCCAGCACGATGTCGTCGGCGTGGTAGGTCGGCTGGCCGTACCAGCCGTGCACGTAGATGGTCACGCTCGTGGCGGACGCCCCGGTGGTGAACTCGATCGCGAGCTCACTCCATGCGGTGCCGGAACTCCAGGTGCTGCGGTCGCCGCCGCCGGTACCGGTCACGCCGAGGTAGGTGTAGCTGCCCCGGACCCAGCCGGAGAGCCGGTAGTCGGTGTCCGGCTCGACGGTGATGGTTTGCGAGCAACGGGCGGTGCCCTGCCCGGCCGGGGTGCCGGCAAGAGCGTAGGAACCAGCGTGCACCGGGGTGCTGACCACCTCGGTACCGGCCCC from Amycolatopsis cihanbeyliensis includes these protein-coding regions:
- a CDS encoding Ku protein produces the protein MRAMWKGAVSFGLVSIPIHLYAATESKNINFRQVHEADGGRIQYKRFCSAEDKEVPYAEIAKGYELPDGGMVVLTSADLEEIPLSTSKTIDVLEFVPLEAIDPIYYDRTYYLEPQKAATKPYVLLRDALHKSGQVAVVKVAIRQRESLALLRVVSDVLVMTTMLWPDEVRTPDFAFLQEEPPQVRSQELTMASSLIDSLSDTVFEPEKYEDTYRQALESLIQAKIEGDDTTTAPAAKHEADVTDLLTALQASVSAAKKDRESSAEPAKRATGGSGGAAGRSTASKTKGTGSRSTTSKSGSDGSAKSAAKKPTKSRRSPKSA
- a CDS encoding transglutaminaseTgpA domain-containing protein, translated to MSPGQVRTAGRGGPRGGAEAVGTGGRVARTAAELVLCGATIVAGGLLYGRFFATAGYLPQVCGAAVVAVLAATLAGLRRWGSIATLLTAVGGFALLSTYGVFRTTVIHGLPTGDTVAELARGMLGGWARMFTVVPPADLRGDLLITPVLITWIAAFTAATLVLRTRTVLAPVAPGLVAFTAALLFVGAQPGVQLLPTACFLASALLLVLLRAVRSGAELLADSRQAHRLRRATVGRLAAGVPSVAVIILLAVLGGQAFPLSSGADRFDPRALTEPPVRVADTLTPLVTLKTQLRERPPRRLFTVRTGGDAAGLDRVRTAALDEFDGVLWTAADRFLLAGRELAVDPALTASRTVTAEITIDGLAGPFLPVFGWPARLWPAGLDAGAIGFSRDSGVLVNAGDAWQGASYRLTGVLGAPDGGLPRAAPSTGPVYRRYTELPGLPSELHATAQRLTASESTAYAELVAIERYLRGLPYRLGAQPGHSYARLHGLLTGSGSDGKAGFAEQHASAFAVLARAAGFPARVAVGYRLPAARAGVHTVTTRDAHAWAEVHFERYGWVPFEPTGPAVSAAGSRGHPDGELDGSALGPRRPEPPPAARPRPDPPPAPADRSAGPSWEWLLWGAVLLPALGLLVGASIVLAKVRRRRRRRGATGNTARTLGAWQEAVDRLAERGVREPVSRTAVETAEAARAALGARVEPAVELAELATAATYAPTEPADGDVRRAWGLERELRMRLYPPRPSLRWLLAAVDPRPLRPGRHTAGERGNVGTTGIR
- a CDS encoding universal stress protein produces the protein MSTETAHGAIVVGVDGSPSASRAVEWAARTAAERNTGLYLVHAFHPGGSYGGGLPAPLDVFEELEQEGRRILDEAAEAARAVAPRLAVHTDPRREAPVPVLLDLSGVARMIVLGASGSGGFAGMRLGSTAIAVSAHARCPVAVVRGRDGADGLPEEGPVVVGVDGSPISDRAIGVAFEEASQRNAPLVAVHSWVDGDYEDVFSPERFNAVWESVDEVEQRSLAERLAGWQEKHPDVRVERVVVRDRPRHQLLERSGEARLLVVGSRGRGGFRGMLLGSTSQALVQHARCPVLVVRPTDEGGG
- a CDS encoding RNA polymerase sigma factor; its protein translation is MVFGMELGELCARAAAGDQTAMAALAREAAALLLAVARAHRLDEADSWDVHQGTWVSLAGRLPLVRDPRRLSAWLATTARRLALRTLRGRRRELPRGYWPEECGLFEHPHPSAEALVLRLERDRVLWRAAARLPRRHRLLLWLLAYRPDLTQAQLATRLGIAPGSVGPLRKRCFDQMRAWLRAEGIHGFE
- a CDS encoding DUF58 domain-containing protein, with product MITGKGAALAASAVLLLAGGVLAGYPELIVLGLGCVAALVVAAGWMVARPRLTTVRTISPPRVPEGVPAYGVLTVTNSGRRRSPPLTVTETVAGRRIAVPLPSLPAGGATESTYPLPTECRGRHVLPAPAVGHADPLQLLRTGAAHGRESVLHVYPRTHRIAPLPMPGMRDAEGGDARGSARDGVAFHSLRDYQPGDDWRRIHWPSTARIGTLQVRHHVVPDEPRQLIVLDTSAQPYAGEAFEDATRVAASWCEAAGRAGLPFELRTTGDRIGTTGRRQWDSEMTTALDLLSRVGSSAADRGVTGVPDLVRDLVATGEWITFGLVTGRAAPEEREILAAVRPWFRTITVVHIGQSGTGGRESPAGVVVVDAPTSAEFADRWNSAVPP
- a CDS encoding chitinase; this translates as MARTPRRLLAGVLPAALVALALLPAGTAQAANIAVNSGFEAGNTTGWSCGAGTEVVSTPVHAGSYALAGTPAGQGTARCSQTITVEPDTDYRLSGWVRGSYTYLGVTGTGGGDRSTWSSGTAWSELAIEFTTGASATSVTIYVHGWYGQPTYHADDIVLDGPGGGDPDPQVPSAPDGLSGQASGSSAAALSWTAPGGTVTGYHVYRDGTRVASTTTTSYTDTGLRAETSYSYTVSAYNSAGESPRSAAVEVTTAPDGGDPGGELPKHVLTGYWQNFYNGAEPLRLADVPTTYDIIAVAFVDAVPGRNGGVDFTLDSGLSEQLGGYTDAQFRADIRTVQARGQKVILSVGGEKGTVWVGDSAAADNFATDMIGLIDEYGFDGVDIDLENGIHPDPMSSALRRIHAAGGEVITMAPQTLDMQSTQNGYFQLALSIKDILTIVNMQYYNSGTMLGCDQQVYAQGTVNFLTALACIQLEGGLRPDQVGLGLPASTRAAGGGYQSPGNVNDALDCLSRGTNCGSFQPDATYPAIRGAMTWSINWDASNGYNFASTVAPHLDRLP
- a CDS encoding AAA family ATPase; amino-acid sequence: MPDWMVSRQGFHELARNIEDFVRGKSTTVRLALVCLLAEGHLLIEDVPGVAKTSLAKAIAHSVAGSTVKRIQFTPDLLPSDVTGVQVYDQAKGGFEYRQGPVFTNILLADEINRASPKTQSALLEVMAERQVTVDGAARAVPDPFLCIATQNPVEHQGTYVLPEAQLDRFLMRIAIGYPDELDDEVSVVTDGIARRKPEQLRAVLELDQLRTLIGLVRELHISMELRTYVAMLTRATRTHPDVELGASPRGSIALATAAQAYALSMGRSYVTADDVKAIAVPVLNHRLLLTSQARIQQQTPEAVVRDILAGVPVPRAQGHR
- a CDS encoding transcriptional regulator, with product MDVADASTDARQLYRDVVEELTPAAGHNRFLTLLEAGQAPRDRLRRVAAEQDRILRSDRRSFTLAAARFAEPPAGPLLLDLAAGESRALELLHGFAGALGLDSAGLRAIEPTGMAQAYPHHVAWLCAYGTAAELLTAMVVNLGFWGSYCARTAVALREHYGLTRGDVEFFEFFSTPPPGFVETALEVVQAGFDQGSDPRAAATAARHMQVYEAAFWDSFREPEPA